One part of the Rutidosis leptorrhynchoides isolate AG116_Rl617_1_P2 chromosome 1, CSIRO_AGI_Rlap_v1, whole genome shotgun sequence genome encodes these proteins:
- the LOC139886482 gene encoding calcium-dependent protein kinase 1-like: MGSCNSIPTANGGDTTSSTTPPPHQPQPAQLTKGLTILTASEPAPPRYPPPATVGRVLGRPMEDVRNTYTMGRELGRGQFGVTYLVTHKITRKKYACKSIAMRKLINKDDIEDVRREVQIMHHLTGHRNIVELRGAYEDKHSVNLVMELCAGGELFDRIIAKGHYSERAAAGLCRQMMTVVHQCHTMGVFHRDLKPENFLLLSTDEDSPLKATDFGLSVFFKPGDVHKDLVGSAYYVAPEVLRRHYGAEADIWSAGVILYILLSGVPPFWGETEKTIFEAVLRGDLDFVSDPWPSISSSAKDLVKKMLQADPKSRLTSVEVLNHPWMRKDGDASDKPIDIAVLTRMKQFRAMNKLKKVALKVIAENLSEEEIIGLKEIFKSMDTDNSGTITLEELKAGLPKLGTKLSESEVRQLMEAADVDGNGTIDYIEFITATMHLNRVEREDHLYKAFEYFDKDKSGYITVEELEHALKKYNMGDEKTIKEIITEVDTDNDGNINYDEFAAMMRKGNPEMVPNRRRK, from the exons ATGGGAAGTTGCAACAGCATTCCGACAGCCAACGGCGGTGACACTACCTCCAGTACAACACCGCCACCTCATCAACCACAACCGGCTCAACTTACTAAAGGGCTAACTATTTTAACGGCATCAGAACCCGCACCACCGCGCTATCCGCCGCCGGCAACCGTCGGCCGTGTTCTCGGCCGGCCAATGGAAGACGTACGCAACACATATACAATGGGCCGTGAGCTAGGGCGTGGTCAATTTGGCGTGACTTATCTCGTAACTCATAAAATCACGCGCAAGAAGTACGCGTGTAAATCAATCGCGATGCGGAAATTGATTAACAAAGATGATATAGAAGATGTACGGCGTGAGGTTCAGATTATGCATCATTTAACTGGACATAGGAATATAGTTGAACTTAGAGGTGCTTATGAAGATAAGCATTCAGTTAACTTAGTTATGGAATTGTGTGCTGGTGGTGAGCTTTTCGATCGAATTATTGCGAAAGGGCATTATTCAGAACGTGCTGCTGCTGGTTTGTGTAGACAGATGATGACTGTGGTGCATCAGTGTCATACAATGGGAGTGTTTCATCGAGATTTAAAGCCAGAGAACTTTTTGTTGTTGAGTACTGATGAAGATTCACCGTTGAAAGCTACGGATTTCGGTCTATCAGTGTTTTTCAAGCCAG GGGATGTACACAAAGACCTTGTTGGGAGTGCATATTATGTCGCTCCTGAAGTTTTGCGTAGGCATTATGGTGCTGAGGCGGATATTTGGAGTGCAGGTGTAATTCTATATATTTTACTCAGTGGCGTGCCACCATTTTGGGGAG AAACTGAGAAGACCATATTTGAAGCTGTTTTACGTGGCGATCTTGATTTTGTGTCTGATCCTTGGCCAAGTATATCAAGTAGCGCTAAAGATCTTGTCAAGAAGATGCTACAGGCTGATCCTAAATCGAGGCTTACTTCAGTTGAAGTCCTAA ATCATCCATGGATGAGAAAAGATGGTGATGCATCTGATAAGCCTATTGATATCGCTGTGCTTACAAGAATGAAACAGTTCCGTGCAATGAACAAACTTAAAAAAGTAGCTCTCAAG GTCATTGCTGAAAATCTTTCTGAAGAAGAGATTATCGGTTTGAAAGAGATATTCAAATCCATGGATACAGATAATAGTGGAACCATAACCCTTGAAGAACTGAAAGCGGGACTTCCAAAACTCGGAACCAAGCTTTCTGAGTCAGAAGTTAGGCAACTGATGGAAGCG GCCGATGTTGATGGCAACGGGACAATAGATTACATTGAATTTATTACTGCTACAATGCATTTGAATCGCGTGGAAAGGGAAGACCACTTATATAAAGCCTTTGAGTACTTTGACAAGGACAAAAGCGG ATATATAACAGTGGAAGAACTGGAGCATGCATTGAAGAAGTACAATATGGGTGATGAGAAAACAATAAAGGAGATAATCACAGAAGTTGACACAGATAAT GATGGAAATATAAATTACGATGAATTTGCAGCAATGATGAGGAAAGGCAACCCAGAGATGGTACCCAATAGACGTCGTAAATGA